One [Clostridium] saccharolyticum WM1 DNA segment encodes these proteins:
- the pstB gene encoding phosphate ABC transporter ATP-binding protein PstB codes for MNTNTVKISTSQLNLYYGTNHALKDVNLNLYTNKITAFIGPSGCGKSTFLKTLNRMNDLIPSVKIEGEVLLDGENIYDPRVDTTLLRKKIGMVFQQPNPFPMSIYDNVAYGPRIHGIKNKSELDAIVEKSLKGAALWDEVSSRLKKSALGLSGGQQQRLCIARALAVEPEVLLMDEPTSALDPISTLKIEDLMDELKEKYTVAIVTHNMQQATRIADYTAFFLVGEVVEYASTTELFTVPKDKRTEDYITGRFG; via the coding sequence GTGAATACCAACACAGTAAAAATTTCTACCAGCCAATTAAATCTATATTATGGGACGAACCACGCATTAAAGGATGTAAACCTAAATTTATACACAAATAAAATTACGGCCTTTATCGGACCTTCCGGATGCGGAAAATCCACCTTTTTAAAAACCTTAAACCGAATGAACGACCTGATCCCTAGTGTAAAGATTGAGGGAGAGGTTCTTTTAGACGGAGAAAATATTTACGATCCCCGGGTAGATACCACTTTGCTGCGCAAAAAAATCGGCATGGTATTTCAGCAGCCCAATCCATTTCCAATGAGTATCTATGACAATGTGGCCTACGGTCCAAGGATCCATGGAATAAAGAATAAATCCGAACTAGATGCTATTGTGGAAAAAAGTCTGAAGGGGGCGGCCCTTTGGGATGAAGTGTCAAGCCGTTTAAAGAAATCTGCCCTTGGCCTTTCCGGCGGCCAGCAGCAGCGTCTCTGCATCGCCCGTGCCCTGGCGGTTGAGCCGGAGGTACTGCTTATGGATGAACCAACCTCTGCTCTGGACCCGATCTCCACCTTAAAGATCGAGGACCTGATGGATGAACTAAAGGAAAAATACACGGTTGCCATTGTCACCCACAACATGCAGCAGGCAACCCGAATCGCTGATTATACTGCCTTTTTCCTTGTAGGAGAGGTAGTGGAATATGCTTCCACAACTGAGCTGTTTACAGTTCCCAAGGACAAAAGAACCGAAGACTATATTACAGGCCGCTTCGGCTGA